CATAATAACAGAGCGTGACCTTTCGCGGCGGCCCCCACCATATCCCGATCAAACATTCGTCGAAGCAAGCCTTATGGCAGCGAAGGAACGTGGCACTCGGGAGTTGGCTGCACTCGCCTACTCTGAAACATTAATCGCCGAACTGGAAGCCGCCGATCTCGTCGTGATCGACACACCAATGCACAACTTTATCGTGCCGTCTGTGCTCAAAACCTGGGTTGATTATGTAGTGAGACCGGGACGCACATTCCGCAATACACCCGAAGGCAAGAGGGGCCTCCTAAGTAACCGACCTGTCTTTATCATAATCGCCTGTGGCGGTTCTTTCTCCGCCCCCATCGGCAGAGAACAGACTGATTTTCTCACACCCTACCTTCACTATGTACTTGCGACGGTGGGCCTTCACGATGTTTTCACTCTGCGGCTAGAGAATCTACGCCGGGGAACCGCAGCCATAGAACAGGCGGAGGCACAAGCCACTGCCTGGATCATAGATCAAGCAACGAGATGGCAAAAACGGCAACACGGAGGCTGTCGCATACTTTAGGGCAAATCCGGCCACCTTTGTGGTCGCACGACCGGTCTGACTGCTCCAAAGCATGCCGACGGCAATCCCATCCATGACCGCTCTCGTGTCACCGCCAATCGCGAACCTCGCGGCCCATCCTTGGCGCCTGTCTTTCTATCCGGCTGCCCTCCCACCTCATCAGCGTTGTTGCGCCGCCTCACTTCCGGCTCTTTCTAATTGACGCCGCTGATGCAACGGCCTCGGCATCGAGGCGATCCGGTGGGGGTTTTTGTGACGACGCTTTCCTTGCGATCGGAAGCCTTTGCCCGTGGCGCGCGCATGCTGCGCACGGCGCTGGGACCGGCGATTGCGGGCCATCTCGAAGACCCGGGCGTGGTCGAGGTGATGCTCAACCCCGACGGGCGGCTGTGGATCGACCGGCTCTCCGGCGGGCTGGAAGACACCGGTGTTCGCATTCCCGCGGCTGACGCTGAACGCATCCTTCGCCTCGTTGCGCACCATGTCGGCGTCGAGGTCCATGCGGGCGCGCCGCGCGTTTCGGCCGAACTTCCGGAGACCGGCGAGCGGTTCGAGGGGTTGGTGCCGCCGGTCGTCGCCGCGCCCTGCTTTGCGATCCGCCGTCCAGCGGTCGCCATATTCACGCTCAGCGATTACGTCGATGCCGGCATCATGTCTGCCGATCAGGCGGACTTGCTGCGCGCCGGGGTTCTGGCCCGGAAAAATATCCTGGTTGCCGGCGGCACAGCGACCGGCAAGACGACCCTGGTCAACGCGCTCCTCGCCGAAGTCGCCAAAACCGGCGATCGCGTGGTGCTGATCGAGGATACGCGCGAGCTGCAATGCGCCGCGCCCAATTTGGTGGCGCTGCGCACCAAGGATGGCGCCGCCTCGCTCTCGGACCTGGTGCGCGCCTCGCTCCGGCTGCGCCCGGATCGCATTCCGATCGGCGAGGTGCGTGGGGCCGAAGCGCTCGATCTCCTCAAAGCCTGGGGCACTGGCCATCCCGGCGGCATCGGCACGCTGCACGCGGGCTCGGCGCTGGGTGCGCTGCGCCGGCTCGAACAACTGATCCAGGAAGCCGTCGTCACCGTCCCGCGCGCGCTGATCGCGGAAACCATCGATCTGATCGCCGTGCTTGCGGGCCGTGGTGCCGCCCGCCGTCTCGCCGAACTCGCTTTGGTGTGCGGGATCGGCCCCGGCGGCGATTACGCCCTTACGGAAGCAGGAGAGACGTGATGCGGTTGAACCGCGCCCTCACGGGCTTTGCCACCACCCTTCTGGCGCTGACCAGCGCCCCGGCCTTTGCCGCCGGCACCAACATGCCGTGGGAGTTGCCGCTACAGCAGATCCTCGATTCGGTTCAGGGGCCGGTCGCCAAGGTCGTCTCGGTCATCATCATCGTCATCACCGGCCTGACACTGGCCTTCGGCGAGACCTCGGGCGGGTTTCGCCGGCTGATCCAGATCGTCTTCGGGCTCTCGATCGCCTTCGCCGCCTCGAGCTTCTTCCTCGCCTTCTTTCAGTTCGGCGGCGGGGTGCTGGTGTGATGGAACCGGCCGACGCCATCGCCGGATTCTACGCGCCGGTGCATCGCGCCCTGACCGAGCCGATCCTGCTCGGCGGCGCGCCGCGCGCGGTGGTGATCATCAACGGCACGATCGCCGCCGCGATCGGCCTCGGCCTGCGGCTCTGGCTCGCCGGCGCAGCACTCTGGCTCATCGGCCATCTCGCTTCGGTCTGGGCGGCCAAGCGCGATCCAGCGTTCGTCGACGTGGTGCGCCGGCATCTGCGCTACCCACAGCACCTGGTCGCGTGAGAGCGGCCATGATGCCTCTCGCCGAATATAGCCGCCGCGCGCAGAGCCTCGCCGATTTTCTCCCCTGGGCGGCGCTGGTGCGCGAAGGCGTCATCCTCAACAAGGACGGCTCGTTTCAGCGGAGTGCGAAGTTCCGCGGGCCCGACCTCGATTCCGCGACTGAGGCGGAGCTGGTCGCCATTACCGCACGGCTCAACAACGCGCTCCGCCGCCTCGGCTCCGGCTGGGCGATTTTCGTCGAGGCGCAGCGCGACTTTGCCCGCGGCTACCCCGAGAGCCGCTTGCCCGACCCGGTTTCGGCGCTGGTCGATGCCGAGCGCCGCGCGCAATTCGAAGAAGAAGGGGCGCATTTCGAAAGCCGCTATTACCTGACGCTACTCTGGCTGCCCCCAGCCGATGACGCTGCCCGCGCCGAGGCCTGGCTTTATGAAAACCGCGCCCAGTCCGGCGCCGATTGGCGCGCGGCGCTCGCTTCCTTCATCGACCGCAGCGATCGCGTGCTTGCGCTTATCGAAGGCTTCATGCCCGAGGCCGCGTGGCTTGATGACGGCGAGACGCTGACCTATCTGCACGCCTGCATCTCGACCCGGCGCCAGCGCGTCCGCGTGCCCGAGACGCCAATGTATCTCGACGCCATCCTCGTCGATGAGGATCTCACCGGCGGGCTCGAACCACGACTCGGTGGGGCGCATTTGCGCACGCTTACCGTGATGGGATTTCCGTCGCAGACCTGGCCGGGGCTGCTCGACGACCTCAACCGCCTCGCGTTCCCCTATCGCTGGATGACGCGCGCCATCTGCCTCGACAAGACCGACGCCACCAAGCTGCTCGGCAAGATCCGCCGACAATGGTTCGCCAAACGCAAATCGATCCTGGCGATGCTGAAGGAGGTGATGACCAACGAGGCCTCGGCGCTGATGGATACCGATGCTGCCAACAAGGCGCTCGACGCCGACGCCGCGCTGCAGGAACTCGGCGCCGATCTCGTCGGGGAGGCCTATGTCACCGCGACGGTGACGGTGTGGGACGAGGAGGCCCGCATCGCCGAGGAGCGCCTCAGCCTCGTGGAAAAGGCGATCCAGGGCCGTGATTTCACGTGCCTCCGCGAGACGGTCAACGCGGTCGAGGCGTGGCTCGGCTCGCTCCCCGGCCATGTCTACGCCAATGTGCGCCAGCCACCGCTTTCCACGATGAACCTCGCGCATATGATGCCGTTTTCGGCGGTGTGGGCGGGCGCGGCGCGGGATGAGCATTTGCAGGCGCCGCCGCTGTTCTTTGCCCGCACCGGAGGTGCGACCCCGTTCCGCTTCTCGCTCCATGTCGGCGATGTCGGCCATACCCTGATCGTCGGGCCGACCGGCGCCGGCAAATCCGTGCTGCTCGCGCTGATGGCGCTGCAATTTCGCCGCTATGCGCGCGCCCAGGTCTTTGCCTTCGATTTCGGCGGATCGATCCGCGCCGCCGCCGTGGCGATGGGCGGCGACTGGCACGATCTCGGTGGCGCACTCGCCGATGAGGCGGCCGAAGCCGTCGCACTTCAGCCACTGGCGCGCGTCGATGACAGCGGCGAGCGCGCCTGGGCCGCCGAATGGATCGCGGCCCTCCTCGGCCGGGAATCCGTTGCGATCACGCCCGATCTCAAAGAACATTTGTGGTCGGCGCTCACCGCGCTCGCCTCCGCGCCGATGGCGGAGCGGACGATCACGGGGCTTGCCGTCCTGCTGCAGTCGACGGCGCTCAAGCAGGCCCTTCAGCCTTATACGGTGGCGGGGCCCTGGGGCCGGCTTCTGGATGCTGAAAGCGAGCGGCTCGGCGCGGCGGATGTTCAGGCCGTCGAGACCGAAGGGCTGATCGGCACCGGCGCCGCGCCCGCCGCTCTCGCCTATCTCTTTCACCGCATCGCGGACCGGCTCGACGGCCGCCCGAGCCTGGTCATCATCGATGAAGGCTGGCTCGCCCTCGGTGATCCCGGCTTTGCCGGCCAGTTGCGCGAATGGCTGAAGACGCTGCGCAAGAAGAACGCGAGCGTCGTCTTCGCCACCCAATCGCTCGCCGATATCGCCGGCTCCGCGATTGCGCCGGCGATCATCGAAAGCTGCCCGACACGCCTCTTCCTGCCCAACGAGCGCGCGCTCGAGCCGCAAATCGCCGCCATCTATCGCCGCTTTGGCCTGAACGACCGCCAGATCGAGATCCTGAGCCGGGCAACGCCCAAGCGGGAATATTACTGCCAGTCGCGACGCGGCAACCGGCTCTTCGAGCTTGGGCTCTCGGAAGTCGCCCTCGCTTTCACCGCCGCCTCGTCGAAGAGCGACCAGGCGATGATCTCACGCCTGCTCGCCGAGCACGGCAGCGACGGCTTCGCCGCCGCTTGGCTGCGCGCCAAGGGGCTCGACTGGGCAGCCGAGATGCTGAGCCAGGAGCCCCCGCCATGATCCGCACCGCGCTTGCCGCTGCCCTCGTCCTCATCGTGGCCATCCCGCCTGCCAAAGCACAGTGGATCGTTTTCGATCCGACCAATTACGCCCAGAACGCGCTCACCGCAGCGCGTGAATTGCAGCAGGTCGATAATGGAATCCTCAGCCTGCAAAACCAGGCCGCGATGCTGGTCAATCAGGCGCGCAACCTCGCGAGCCTGCCATATTCCTCGCTCGGCGTGCTCGCGCAATCGAGCAGCGAGACAGAGCTTCTGCTCTCGGAGGCACAGCAAATCGGCTACAACACCGGTGCCATCGATCAGGCGTTTACCGAGACCTACCCGCAGACCTATGCGAGCGGCGTTCCCTCGCCGCAGATGATCGCCGATGCCCAAACCCGCTGGCAGAATGCGCGCGCCGGTTTCCAGGACGCGATGCGCGTCCAGGCCGGTGCCGTGCAAAATCTCAGCGCCGTCAGCACGCAAACCGACGCCCTGCTCTCCTCGAGCCAGGCGGCAGCTGGCGCCTTGCAGGCGGCGCAATCGGGCAACCAGCTGATCGCCGTCCAGGCGACCGAGCTTGCCGATCTCACCGCGGTGATGGCTTCGCTCGCGCGGGCGCAGAGCCTCGATGGCGCAAAGCGGCTCGAAAGCCAGGCGCAGGCACAACAGCAGCTGCAGAGTTTCCTCAATTACGGCGCCGGCTATCAGCCTGGTGCTGCGCAGATGTTCCATTGATGCCGAGGCGGGTTTTCACTGACCGCGCTGCCGCGTTGCAACCGACGCCGAAGCGCGAGACCCGGGAACGGTCACGCTGATGAGCGGCACCGGCGTCATCGACGGGTTCCTCGCAACCTTCACGCAATATATCGATTCCGGCTTCGGCCTTGTGCGAAGCGATGTGCACTGGCTGGCGAGCACGCTGATCGCGATCGATGTCACCCTTGCCGCGCTGTTCTGGGCGCTGGCACCGGATGAGGACATCCTCGCCCGGCTGATCAGAAAGACGCTCTATGTCGGCGTCTTCGCCTTCATCCTCGGCAATTTCAACAATCTCGCGCAGATCATCTATAATTCCTTCTCGAGCCTCGGCCTCGAGGCCGGCGGCGGCACCATCACCGCCCAGCAGCTTCTGCAGCCGGGGCAGCTCGCCGAGATCGGCATCGATGCCGGCAAGCCGATCCTGAGCGCGATCTCCGGGCTGGTCGGGTTCACCAGCTTCTTCGACAATTTCGTCGAGATCGCGATCCTGCTGATCGCCTGGCTGATCGTCATCATCAGCTTCTTCGTCATGGCGATCCAGCTCTTCGTCAGCCTGATCGAGTTCAAGCTGACGACGCTCGCCGGCTTCGTGCTGGTGCCGTTCGGGCTTTTTGGCCGCACCGCCTTCCTCGCTGAAAAAGTGCTCGGCAATGTGGTGGCGAGCGGCGTCAAGATCCTCGTCCTTGCCGTCATCGTCGGCATCGGTGCGACGATCTTCGGCGAATTCACCACTGTGCTGAACACGCCACCGACGATCGCCGACGCGCTGACGCTGATCCTCGCCTCGCTCACCCTCCTTGGCCTGACAATCTTTGGCCCCGGCATCGCCAACGGCCTCATCGCCGGCGGGCCACAGCTTGGCGCAGGGGCGGCGATCGGCACCGGCCTTGCCGTGGCCGGGATCGGCGGCGCTGGCATCGGTCTCGCCGGCGTGGGCATCGGTGCGGTTGGCGCGGCAGGCGGCGCCATCGCCGGCGCCTCGCGCGGTGGCGCCTGGCTCGCGGGCGCGGCGAGCACCGCCTATCGCACTGGTGGCATGTCGGGGGTCGCGGAAGCCGCCGGGGCGGCGGTGACCAGCCCGCTCCGCCGCGCCGGCGCCAGCCTCCGGTCGAGCTTCAGCGCCGGCGAGGATGCCGTCACCGGCAACTCCGCCCCCACCAACGGGGCCAGCGCGGCCGCAGGGGCGCCGGCCTGGGCACGCCGCATGCAGCGCCAGC
This portion of the Acidibrevibacterium fodinaquatile genome encodes:
- a CDS encoding FMN-dependent NADH-azoreductase produces the protein MLLHVSASPSGSASHSRKAGQAFIAKFREIADIIITERDLSRRPPPYPDQTFVEASLMAAKERGTRELAALAYSETLIAELEAADLVVIDTPMHNFIVPSVLKTWVDYVVRPGRTFRNTPEGKRGLLSNRPVFIIIACGGSFSAPIGREQTDFLTPYLHYVLATVGLHDVFTLRLENLRRGTAAIEQAEAQATAWIIDQATRWQKRQHGGCRIL
- the trbB gene encoding P-type conjugative transfer ATPase TrbB; protein product: MLRTALGPAIAGHLEDPGVVEVMLNPDGRLWIDRLSGGLEDTGVRIPAADAERILRLVAHHVGVEVHAGAPRVSAELPETGERFEGLVPPVVAAPCFAIRRPAVAIFTLSDYVDAGIMSADQADLLRAGVLARKNILVAGGTATGKTTLVNALLAEVAKTGDRVVLIEDTRELQCAAPNLVALRTKDGAASLSDLVRASLRLRPDRIPIGEVRGAEALDLLKAWGTGHPGGIGTLHAGSALGALRRLEQLIQEAVVTVPRALIAETIDLIAVLAGRGAARRLAELALVCGIGPGGDYALTEAGET
- the trbE gene encoding conjugal transfer protein TrbE; the encoded protein is MMPLAEYSRRAQSLADFLPWAALVREGVILNKDGSFQRSAKFRGPDLDSATEAELVAITARLNNALRRLGSGWAIFVEAQRDFARGYPESRLPDPVSALVDAERRAQFEEEGAHFESRYYLTLLWLPPADDAARAEAWLYENRAQSGADWRAALASFIDRSDRVLALIEGFMPEAAWLDDGETLTYLHACISTRRQRVRVPETPMYLDAILVDEDLTGGLEPRLGGAHLRTLTVMGFPSQTWPGLLDDLNRLAFPYRWMTRAICLDKTDATKLLGKIRRQWFAKRKSILAMLKEVMTNEASALMDTDAANKALDADAALQELGADLVGEAYVTATVTVWDEEARIAEERLSLVEKAIQGRDFTCLRETVNAVEAWLGSLPGHVYANVRQPPLSTMNLAHMMPFSAVWAGAARDEHLQAPPLFFARTGGATPFRFSLHVGDVGHTLIVGPTGAGKSVLLALMALQFRRYARAQVFAFDFGGSIRAAAVAMGGDWHDLGGALADEAAEAVALQPLARVDDSGERAWAAEWIAALLGRESVAITPDLKEHLWSALTALASAPMAERTITGLAVLLQSTALKQALQPYTVAGPWGRLLDAESERLGAADVQAVETEGLIGTGAAPAALAYLFHRIADRLDGRPSLVIIDEGWLALGDPGFAGQLREWLKTLRKKNASVVFATQSLADIAGSAIAPAIIESCPTRLFLPNERALEPQIAAIYRRFGLNDRQIEILSRATPKREYYCQSRRGNRLFELGLSEVALAFTAASSKSDQAMISRLLAEHGSDGFAAAWLRAKGLDWAAEMLSQEPPP
- a CDS encoding VirB3 family type IV secretion system protein, with protein sequence MEPADAIAGFYAPVHRALTEPILLGGAPRAVVIINGTIAAAIGLGLRLWLAGAALWLIGHLASVWAAKRDPAFVDVVRRHLRYPQHLVA
- the trbL gene encoding P-type conjugative transfer protein TrbL yields the protein MSGTGVIDGFLATFTQYIDSGFGLVRSDVHWLASTLIAIDVTLAALFWALAPDEDILARLIRKTLYVGVFAFILGNFNNLAQIIYNSFSSLGLEAGGGTITAQQLLQPGQLAEIGIDAGKPILSAISGLVGFTSFFDNFVEIAILLIAWLIVIISFFVMAIQLFVSLIEFKLTTLAGFVLVPFGLFGRTAFLAEKVLGNVVASGVKILVLAVIVGIGATIFGEFTTVLNTPPTIADALTLILASLTLLGLTIFGPGIANGLIAGGPQLGAGAAIGTGLAVAGIGGAGIGLAGVGIGAVGAAGGAIAGASRGGAWLAGAASTAYRTGGMSGVAEAAGAAVTSPLRRAGASLRSSFSAGEDAVTGNSAPTNGASAAAGAPAWARRMQRQQRIRQGIGAAHHAIRAGDHPASGSGVNLSEGE
- a CDS encoding TrbC/VirB2 family protein, producing the protein MRLNRALTGFATTLLALTSAPAFAAGTNMPWELPLQQILDSVQGPVAKVVSVIIIVITGLTLAFGETSGGFRRLIQIVFGLSIAFAASSFFLAFFQFGGGVLV
- the trbJ gene encoding P-type conjugative transfer protein TrbJ, yielding MIRTALAAALVLIVAIPPAKAQWIVFDPTNYAQNALTAARELQQVDNGILSLQNQAAMLVNQARNLASLPYSSLGVLAQSSSETELLLSEAQQIGYNTGAIDQAFTETYPQTYASGVPSPQMIADAQTRWQNARAGFQDAMRVQAGAVQNLSAVSTQTDALLSSSQAAAGALQAAQSGNQLIAVQATELADLTAVMASLARAQSLDGAKRLESQAQAQQQLQSFLNYGAGYQPGAAQMFH